The following are from one region of the Mycetohabitans rhizoxinica HKI 454 genome:
- the rplQ gene encoding 50S ribosomal protein L17: MRHRHGLRKLNRTSSHRLAMLRNMSNSLIEHEVIKTTLPKAKELRKVVEPLITLGKKPSVANRRLAFARLRDDKSVSKLFEVLGPRYATRPGGYLRILKFGFRVGDNAPMALVELVDRPVVDEAAEVAEGE, encoded by the coding sequence ATGCGTCACCGTCACGGTTTGCGGAAACTGAACCGCACGAGCAGCCACCGCTTGGCGATGCTCCGTAATATGTCGAACTCGTTGATCGAGCATGAAGTCATCAAGACGACGTTGCCTAAAGCAAAAGAGCTTCGCAAGGTTGTCGAGCCGTTGATCACGCTGGGCAAGAAGCCGTCCGTCGCGAACCGCCGTCTTGCCTTCGCACGGTTGCGTGACGACAAGTCGGTATCGAAGTTGTTCGAAGTGCTCGGTCCGCGCTACGCAACGCGCCCGGGTGGCTATCTGCGGATCCTGAAGTTCGGCTTCCGCGTTGGCGATAACGCACCGATGGCGCTGGTTGAGTTGGTTGACCGTCCGGTCGTCGACGAAGCAGCGGAAGTGGCAGAAGGCGAATAA
- the rpsK gene encoding 30S ribosomal protein S11, which translates to MAKASNSSAAQRVRKKVKKNVAEGVVHVHASFNNTIITITDRQGNALAWATSGGQGFKGSRKSTPFAAQVAAESAGRVAVEYGVKNLEVRIKGPGPGRESAVRALHGLGIKITSISDVTPVPHNGCRPPKRRRI; encoded by the coding sequence ATGGCTAAGGCTTCGAACAGCAGCGCGGCGCAACGCGTTCGCAAGAAGGTCAAAAAGAACGTCGCTGAGGGCGTGGTGCACGTCCATGCGTCGTTCAATAACACGATCATCACGATCACGGATCGTCAGGGCAACGCACTGGCGTGGGCGACATCGGGTGGTCAAGGGTTCAAGGGGTCGCGCAAGTCAACCCCGTTCGCTGCGCAGGTTGCCGCCGAGTCGGCCGGCCGCGTCGCGGTCGAGTATGGCGTGAAGAACCTCGAGGTCCGGATCAAGGGTCCGGGTCCGGGTCGCGAATCGGCGGTTCGCGCGCTGCACGGCCTTGGCATTAAAATCACCTCGATTTCTGATGTGACACCGGTGCCGCACAACGGATGTCGTCCGCCGAAGCGCCGCCGCATCTGA
- the rpmD gene encoding 50S ribosomal protein L30 has product MSGKTVKVQLVKSLIGTRDTHRATVRGLGLRRLNSVSELQDTPAVRGMINKVSYLVKVIG; this is encoded by the coding sequence ATGTCTGGAAAAACTGTCAAGGTCCAGCTCGTCAAGAGCCTGATCGGTACCCGCGACACACATCGCGCGACGGTGCGCGGCCTCGGCCTGCGTCGCCTAAACTCGGTGAGCGAATTGCAGGACACGCCGGCGGTGCGCGGCATGATCAACAAGGTTTCGTACCTCGTCAAGGTCATCGGCTAA
- the rplO gene encoding 50S ribosomal protein L15: MELNNLKPAAGSKHAKRRVGRGIGSGLGKTAGRGHKGQKSRSGGFHKVGFEGGQMPLQRRLPKRGFTSLTKEFVGEVRLGDLEKLPVDEIDLLALKQAGLVGELIKSAKIIATGEIKRKVTIKGLGATKGARTAIEAAGGSFAE; this comes from the coding sequence ATGGAACTGAACAACCTGAAGCCGGCTGCAGGCTCGAAGCACGCAAAGCGTCGCGTCGGTCGTGGCATCGGCTCCGGCCTGGGCAAGACGGCGGGCCGTGGTCACAAGGGTCAGAAGTCGCGTTCGGGCGGCTTCCATAAGGTGGGCTTCGAAGGCGGTCAAATGCCGTTGCAGCGCCGCTTGCCCAAGCGCGGATTCACGTCGCTGACGAAGGAGTTCGTTGGTGAAGTGCGTCTGGGCGACCTGGAGAAGCTGCCGGTCGACGAAATCGATCTGCTGGCGCTGAAGCAAGCGGGCCTCGTGGGTGAGCTGATCAAGAGCGCGAAGATCATTGCGACCGGCGAGATCAAGCGCAAGGTCACGATCAAGGGGTTGGGTGCCACGAAGGGCGCGCGCACTGCGATCGAAGCTGCGGGCGGTTCGTTTGCTGAGTAA
- the rplN gene encoding 50S ribosomal protein L14, which produces MIQTETRLEVADNTGAREVLCIKVLGGSKRRYASIGDIIKVSVKEATPRGRVKKGEIYNAVVVRTAKGVRRQDGSLIKFDGNAAVLLNNKLEPIGTRIFGPVTRELRSERFMKIVSLAPEVL; this is translated from the coding sequence ATGATCCAGACCGAAACTCGGCTTGAAGTAGCCGACAACACGGGTGCACGCGAAGTGTTGTGCATCAAGGTGCTCGGCGGCTCGAAGCGTCGTTACGCGAGCATTGGCGACATCATCAAGGTGAGCGTCAAGGAAGCCACGCCGCGTGGGCGCGTCAAGAAGGGCGAAATCTACAACGCCGTGGTGGTCCGTACCGCCAAAGGCGTGCGTCGCCAGGACGGCTCGCTGATCAAGTTCGACGGCAATGCCGCCGTGCTTCTGAACAACAAGCTTGAGCCGATCGGTACGCGCATTTTCGGGCCGGTCACGCGTGAATTGCGTAGCGAACGTTTCATGAAGATCGTTTCGCTCGCGCCGGAAGTGCTGTAA
- the rpsN gene encoding 30S ribosomal protein S14 has translation MAKLALIEREKKRARLAAKYAPKRAALKAIIDDTSKSDEERYEARLKLQQLPRNANPTRKRNRCAITGRPRGTFRKFGLARGKIREIAFRGEIPGLTKASW, from the coding sequence GTGGCTAAACTGGCACTGATCGAACGTGAAAAGAAGCGTGCTCGTCTCGCAGCGAAGTATGCGCCAAAGCGCGCGGCGCTGAAGGCGATCATTGACGATACGAGCAAGTCCGACGAAGAGCGCTACGAAGCGCGCCTGAAGCTGCAGCAACTGCCGCGCAACGCGAACCCGACCCGCAAGCGCAATCGCTGCGCGATCACCGGGCGTCCGCGTGGCACGTTCCGCAAATTTGGCTTGGCGCGCGGCAAGATTCGCGAAATCGCATTCCGCGGCGAGATTCCCGGCCTGACGAAGGCGAGCTGGTAA
- the rpmJ gene encoding 50S ribosomal protein L36 yields the protein MKVMASVKCICRNCKIIKRKGVVRVICSSDPRHKQRQG from the coding sequence ATGAAAGTGATGGCATCGGTTAAGTGCATTTGCCGCAATTGCAAAATCATCAAGCGCAAGGGCGTCGTGCGCGTCATTTGCAGCTCGGATCCGCGTCACAAGCAGCGCCAGGGCTAA
- the rplP gene encoding 50S ribosomal protein L16 — protein sequence MLQPKRRKYRKEQKGRNTGVATRGNAVSFGEFGLKAVGRGRLTARQIESARRAMTRHIKRGGRIWIRIFPDKPISQKPAEVRMGNGKGNPEYYVAEIQPGKMLYEMDGVNEELAREAFRLAAAKLPLKTMFVARQIGA from the coding sequence ATGCTGCAACCGAAACGCAGAAAGTACCGCAAAGAGCAAAAAGGTCGTAACACTGGCGTCGCAACGCGTGGTAACGCGGTGTCGTTCGGTGAATTCGGCTTGAAAGCGGTCGGGCGCGGCCGTTTAACCGCGCGTCAGATCGAATCCGCGCGGCGAGCGATGACCCGTCACATCAAGCGTGGCGGCCGCATCTGGATTCGCATCTTCCCGGACAAGCCGATTTCGCAAAAGCCGGCTGAAGTACGGATGGGTAACGGTAAAGGTAACCCTGAGTACTACGTCGCTGAGATCCAGCCCGGCAAGATGCTGTATGAAATGGATGGCGTTAACGAAGAGCTGGCGCGTGAGGCGTTCCGTCTGGCAGCGGCGAAGTTGCCGCTGAAGACGATGTTCGTCGCCCGCCAGATCGGCGCCTAA
- the rplE gene encoding 50S ribosomal protein L5 — MARLQQVYKEKIVPELTQKFGYKSVMEVPRITKITLNMGLGEAVADKKIIDNAVGDLTKIAGQKPVVTKARKAIAGFKIRQGYPIGAMVTLRGRAMYEFLDRFVTIALPRVRDFRGISGRAFDGRGNYNIGVKEQIIFPEIDYDKIDALRGLNISITTTAKTDEEAKALLASFKFPFRN; from the coding sequence ATGGCACGTTTGCAGCAGGTTTACAAAGAGAAGATTGTTCCCGAACTGACGCAAAAGTTCGGCTACAAGTCCGTGATGGAAGTGCCGCGCATCACCAAGATCACGTTGAATATGGGTCTTGGCGAGGCGGTCGCTGACAAGAAGATCATCGACAATGCGGTGGGTGATCTAACGAAGATCGCCGGTCAAAAGCCGGTCGTGACGAAGGCGCGTAAGGCGATCGCGGGCTTCAAGATCCGCCAAGGCTATCCGATTGGCGCGATGGTCACGCTGCGTGGTCGCGCGATGTATGAGTTCCTGGATCGCTTCGTGACGATCGCGCTGCCTCGGGTGCGCGATTTCCGCGGCATCTCGGGCCGGGCATTCGATGGCCGCGGCAACTACAACATCGGGGTGAAGGAGCAGATCATTTTCCCCGAAATCGATTACGACAAGATCGACGCGCTGCGTGGGCTGAATATCAGCATCACGACGACTGCGAAGACCGACGAAGAAGCGAAGGCACTGCTCGCCAGCTTCAAGTTCCCGTTCAGAAACTGA
- the rpsD gene encoding 30S ribosomal protein S4, with protein sequence MARYTGPKAKLSRREGTDLFLKSARRSLADKCKLDSKPGQHGRTSGARTSDYGLQLREKQKVKRIYGVLERQFRRYFAEADRRKGNTGETLLQLLESRLDTVVYRMGFGSTRAEARQLVSHKAITVNGQVANIPSLQVKAGDVVAVREQAKKQTRIQEALSLAEQNNFPGWVSVDAKKFEGTFKHVPERSDIAGDINESLIVELYSR encoded by the coding sequence GTGGCACGCTATACCGGTCCAAAAGCAAAACTGTCCCGCCGCGAAGGCACCGATCTGTTCCTGAAGAGCGCGCGTCGCTCGCTCGCCGATAAGTGCAAGCTCGACAGCAAGCCGGGTCAGCATGGTCGTACGTCGGGCGCCCGCACGTCCGACTACGGTCTGCAACTGCGCGAAAAGCAAAAGGTGAAGCGGATCTACGGCGTGCTCGAGCGTCAGTTCCGTCGTTACTTCGCCGAAGCCGATCGCCGCAAGGGCAACACCGGCGAAACGCTGCTGCAACTGCTCGAGTCGCGTCTGGACACGGTCGTGTATCGCATGGGCTTTGGCTCGACGCGCGCTGAAGCGCGTCAGCTGGTCAGCCACAAGGCGATCACCGTGAACGGCCAAGTGGCGAACATCCCGTCATTGCAGGTGAAAGCCGGCGACGTGGTTGCTGTGCGCGAGCAAGCGAAGAAGCAGACACGGATTCAAGAGGCGTTGTCGCTGGCCGAGCAGAACAACTTCCCGGGCTGGGTGTCGGTCGATGCGAAGAAGTTTGAAGGCACCTTCAAGCACGTGCCGGAGCGTAGCGACATTGCCGGCGACATTAACGAAAGCCTGATTGTTGAATTGTACTCGCGCTAA
- the rplX gene encoding 50S ribosomal protein L24: protein MNKIRKGDEIIVIAGKDKGKRGTVLAVAGDRVTVEGINLVKKHVKPNPMKGTTGGVESKSMPLHISNVALVDANGRASRVGIKVEEGKKVRFLKTTGAVLSA, encoded by the coding sequence ATGAACAAGATTCGCAAGGGTGACGAAATCATCGTCATCGCAGGCAAGGACAAGGGCAAGCGCGGTACCGTGCTGGCGGTTGCGGGCGATCGTGTGACGGTTGAAGGTATCAATCTCGTGAAGAAGCACGTGAAGCCGAACCCGATGAAGGGCACGACCGGCGGTGTGGAAAGCAAGTCGATGCCGTTGCACATCTCCAACGTCGCGTTGGTCGATGCGAACGGCCGTGCATCGCGAGTGGGCATCAAGGTCGAGGAGGGCAAGAAGGTGCGCTTCCTGAAGACCACCGGTGCTGTGCTGAGCGCCTGA
- the rpsQ gene encoding 30S ribosomal protein S17: MNDSVKTSLKRTLVGKVVSNKMDKTVTVLVEHRVKHPIYGKYVVRSKKYHAHDEANTYNEGDLVEIQENRPISKTKAWTVSRLVEAARII, from the coding sequence ATGAACGATAGCGTTAAAACCTCGCTTAAGCGGACGCTGGTCGGCAAGGTCGTCAGCAATAAGATGGACAAGACCGTGACCGTGCTCGTCGAGCATCGCGTCAAGCACCCGATCTACGGCAAGTACGTTGTGCGCTCGAAGAAGTATCACGCGCACGACGAGGCGAACACATACAACGAGGGTGACCTCGTGGAGATCCAGGAAAATCGTCCGATTTCGAAGACGAAGGCCTGGACCGTGTCTCGCCTGGTTGAAGCGGCACGCATCATCTGA
- a CDS encoding DNA-directed RNA polymerase subunit alpha, whose protein sequence is MQTSLLKPKIIAVDSLGDNHAKVVMEPFERGYGHTLGNALRRVLLSSMIGYAPTEVTIAGVVHEYSTLDGVQEDVVNLLLNLKGVVFKLHNRDEVTVTLRKEGEGVVIAGDIEVPHDCEVINPEHVIAHLSKGGKLDVQIKVEKGRGYVPGNVRRYGDESAKVIGRIVLDASFSPVRRVSYAVESARVEQRTDLDKLVMNIETNGVISPEEAIRQSARILVDQLSVFAALEGTETTAEAPSRAPQIDPILLRPVDDLELTVRSANCLKAENIYYIGDLIQRTENELLKTPNLGRKSLNEIKEVLASRGLTLGMKLENWPPAGLDK, encoded by the coding sequence ATGCAAACCAGTTTGTTGAAGCCCAAGATCATCGCAGTGGATTCGCTTGGCGACAACCACGCGAAAGTGGTCATGGAGCCGTTTGAACGCGGTTATGGTCACACCTTGGGCAATGCGCTCCGGCGTGTTTTGCTATCGTCGATGATCGGCTATGCGCCGACCGAAGTGACGATCGCCGGCGTCGTGCACGAGTATTCGACGCTCGACGGTGTGCAAGAGGACGTGGTCAACCTGCTGTTGAACCTCAAGGGCGTGGTGTTCAAGCTGCACAACCGCGATGAAGTGACCGTCACGCTGCGCAAGGAAGGCGAGGGTGTGGTGATCGCCGGTGACATCGAAGTGCCGCACGATTGCGAGGTCATCAATCCAGAGCACGTTATCGCCCATCTCTCCAAAGGCGGCAAGCTCGACGTGCAGATCAAGGTCGAGAAGGGTCGTGGCTATGTGCCGGGCAACGTGCGCCGCTATGGCGACGAAAGCGCAAAGGTCATCGGCCGCATTGTGCTCGACGCGTCGTTCTCGCCGGTTCGCCGAGTCAGCTACGCGGTTGAGAGTGCACGGGTTGAGCAGCGTACCGACCTGGACAAGCTTGTAATGAACATCGAGACCAATGGTGTGATTTCGCCGGAGGAAGCGATTCGTCAATCGGCTCGTATCCTGGTCGACCAGTTGTCCGTGTTCGCGGCACTGGAAGGCACCGAAACGACGGCTGAAGCGCCGTCGCGTGCACCGCAGATCGATCCGATCCTGCTGCGTCCGGTCGACGATCTCGAGCTGACGGTGCGCTCCGCGAACTGTCTGAAGGCCGAGAACATCTACTATATCGGTGACCTGATCCAGCGTACCGAGAACGAGTTGTTGAAGACGCCGAACCTGGGCCGCAAGTCGTTGAACGAGATCAAGGAAGTGCTCGCTTCGCGTGGCTTGACGCTCGGCATGAAGCTGGAAAATTGGCCGCCGGCTGGCCTCGACAAGTAA
- the rpsM gene encoding 30S ribosomal protein S13, with protein MARIAGVNIPVHKHTVIGLQAILGIGASRARLICVAAGVDTSKKVKELTDADLEKLRDEVAKFVVEGDLRREVTMNIKRKMDIGCYEGVRHRKGLPMRGQRTRTNARTRKGPRRAAQALKK; from the coding sequence ATGGCTCGTATCGCAGGGGTTAACATCCCCGTTCACAAGCACACCGTGATCGGCCTGCAGGCGATTCTCGGTATTGGTGCCTCGCGCGCACGGTTGATCTGTGTGGCCGCTGGCGTGGACACTTCGAAGAAGGTCAAAGAACTGACCGACGCGGATCTCGAAAAGCTGCGCGATGAAGTCGCGAAGTTCGTCGTCGAGGGCGATTTGCGCCGCGAAGTGACGATGAACATCAAGCGCAAGATGGACATCGGTTGCTACGAAGGCGTCCGCCATCGTAAGGGTCTGCCCATGCGCGGTCAGCGCACGCGCACGAACGCCCGTACCCGTAAGGGTCCGCGTCGTGCAGCCCAAGCGCTGAAGAAGTAA
- the infA gene encoding translation initiation factor IF-1 → MAKDDVIQMQGEVIENLPNATFRVKLENGHVVLGHISGKMRMHYIRILPGDRVTVELTPYDLSRARIVFRAK, encoded by the coding sequence ATGGCCAAAGACGATGTCATTCAGATGCAAGGTGAGGTCATTGAGAACCTTCCTAATGCAACATTCCGGGTCAAACTGGAAAACGGCCATGTCGTGTTGGGACATATCTCCGGAAAGATGCGGATGCACTATATCCGGATCCTCCCGGGCGACAGGGTAACGGTGGAATTGACGCCTTACGATCTGTCTCGTGCGCGGATCGTGTTCCGGGCGAAGTGA
- the secY gene encoding preprotein translocase subunit SecY yields the protein MANSPTFAKTGRSGPKYGDLRRRLVFLLLALIVYRIGAHIPVPGIDPDQLAKLFQSQSGGILAMFNMFSGGALSRFTVFALGIMPYISASIIMQLLAIVSPQLEALKKEGQAGQRRITQYTRYFTVALATFQAFSIAVALENQPNLVIDPGMMFRLTTVVTLVTGTMFLMWLGEQITERGLGNGISIIIFGGIAAGFPNAIGGLFELVRTGSMSIISAIIIVVLIAAVTYLVVFIERGQRKILVNYAKRQVGNKIYGGQSSHLPLKLNMSGVIPPIFASSIILLPATIANWVSSGANMRWLHDLASTLAPGQPVYVMLYALAIVFFCFFYTALVFNSKETADNLKKSGAFVPGIRPGEQTARYIDKILTRLTLAGAVYIVFVCLLPEFLVLRWNVPFYFGGTSLLIIVVVTMDFMAQVQSYVMSQQYESLLKKANFKGGNLPMR from the coding sequence TTGGCTAACAGCCCGACTTTCGCAAAGACTGGACGCAGTGGGCCGAAGTACGGCGATCTGCGCCGGCGGCTGGTCTTCCTGCTGCTGGCGTTGATCGTCTACCGGATCGGCGCGCATATCCCGGTGCCGGGAATCGATCCTGACCAACTGGCCAAGCTGTTCCAAAGCCAGTCCGGCGGCATCCTGGCCATGTTCAACATGTTCTCGGGTGGCGCGCTGTCGCGGTTTACGGTGTTTGCGCTGGGGATCATGCCGTACATCTCGGCATCGATCATCATGCAGCTGCTCGCGATCGTGTCCCCGCAGTTGGAAGCGCTGAAGAAGGAAGGGCAGGCGGGTCAGCGCAGGATCACCCAGTACACGCGCTACTTCACGGTGGCGCTGGCGACGTTCCAGGCGTTCAGTATCGCGGTTGCGCTTGAGAATCAGCCCAACCTGGTGATCGATCCGGGCATGATGTTCCGGCTCACGACGGTAGTGACGCTGGTGACCGGCACGATGTTCCTGATGTGGCTCGGCGAGCAGATCACCGAGCGCGGCTTGGGCAACGGGATTTCGATCATTATCTTCGGTGGTATCGCGGCGGGTTTCCCGAACGCGATCGGCGGGTTGTTCGAGCTGGTGCGCACGGGCTCGATGAGCATCATCTCGGCGATTATCATCGTCGTGCTGATTGCCGCGGTCACGTATTTGGTCGTGTTTATCGAACGGGGGCAACGCAAGATCCTTGTGAACTATGCGAAGCGCCAAGTCGGTAACAAGATCTATGGTGGTCAGTCGTCGCACCTGCCACTGAAGCTGAACATGTCGGGTGTGATTCCGCCGATTTTCGCGTCGTCGATCATTCTGCTGCCGGCGACGATCGCGAACTGGGTCAGCTCCGGTGCAAATATGCGTTGGCTGCATGACCTAGCGTCGACGTTGGCGCCGGGGCAACCGGTGTACGTGATGTTGTACGCGTTGGCGATTGTTTTCTTCTGCTTCTTCTACACTGCGTTAGTGTTCAATAGCAAGGAAACGGCCGACAACCTGAAGAAAAGCGGTGCCTTTGTTCCGGGGATTCGCCCGGGTGAGCAGACTGCGCGTTACATCGACAAGATTCTCACGCGTCTGACGCTAGCCGGTGCGGTCTATATCGTATTCGTGTGCCTCTTGCCCGAATTCCTGGTACTGCGCTGGAACGTGCCGTTCTACTTCGGCGGCACTTCGCTGCTGATCATTGTCGTCGTGACGATGGACTTCATGGCGCAGGTCCAGTCGTACGTTATGTCGCAACAGTATGAATCGCTGCTCAAGAAAGCCAATTTCAAGGGCGGCAACCTCCCGATGCGTTGA
- the rpsH gene encoding 30S ribosomal protein S8 — protein sequence MSMSDPIADMLTRIRNAQMVEKAAVTMPSSKVKVAIAQVLKDEGYIDDFAVKAHGPKAELNIALKYHAGRPVIERLERVSKPGLRVYRGRNDIPQVMNGLGVAIVSTPKGVMTDRKARATGVGGEVICYVA from the coding sequence ATGAGCATGAGTGATCCTATCGCCGATATGCTGACTCGCATCCGCAACGCGCAGATGGTCGAGAAGGCTGCGGTGACGATGCCCTCGTCGAAAGTGAAGGTCGCAATCGCGCAGGTCCTGAAGGACGAAGGCTATATTGACGACTTCGCCGTGAAGGCCCACGGCCCGAAGGCGGAACTGAACATTGCGCTGAAGTACCACGCCGGCCGGCCGGTCATCGAGCGTCTGGAGCGTGTGTCCAAGCCCGGGTTGCGTGTGTATCGCGGTCGCAACGACATCCCGCAGGTCATGAATGGCCTTGGCGTCGCCATCGTGTCCACGCCCAAGGGTGTCATGACCGATCGCAAAGCGCGCGCCACGGGTGTGGGCGGCGAAGTCATTTGCTACGTCGCGTAA
- the cutA gene encoding divalent-cation tolerance protein CutA — protein sequence MMPEERVSSTIILMLTTLPDAQAAATLARAVLDARLAACVTQLAPSHSVYHWQGGLEHADEVPLLFKTAVARALDLEKFIAANHPYQTPEILSWSAASSPAYALWVDTETSRPIHV from the coding sequence ATGATGCCGGAGGAACGTGTGTCATCGACCATCATTCTGATGCTCACGACATTGCCCGATGCCCAGGCTGCGGCGACGCTTGCTCGCGCCGTACTGGACGCGCGGTTAGCGGCCTGTGTGACGCAGCTTGCGCCGTCGCACTCGGTCTATCATTGGCAAGGTGGGCTCGAACACGCGGACGAGGTGCCGCTGTTGTTCAAGACGGCGGTGGCGCGTGCGCTCGATTTAGAAAAGTTTATTGCCGCAAACCATCCGTATCAGACGCCGGAGATTCTGTCCTGGTCCGCTGCGTCGTCGCCTGCCTACGCGTTGTGGGTCGACACGGAGACATCACGTCCGATACATGTTTAG
- the rplR gene encoding 50S ribosomal protein L18 — protein MDKTQSRLRRARQTRIKIAELQVARLAVHRTNQHIYAQVFSPCGTKVVASASTVEVEVRQQLADKSGKGGNVAAAQLIGKRIAEKAKAAGIESVAFDRSGFRYHGRVKALADAAREAGLKF, from the coding sequence ATGGATAAGACTCAATCTCGCCTGCGCCGTGCTCGTCAAACGCGTATCAAGATCGCTGAGCTGCAGGTTGCGCGTCTGGCCGTGCACCGCACCAACCAGCATATCTACGCGCAGGTGTTCTCGCCGTGTGGTACGAAGGTGGTGGCGAGCGCATCGACCGTTGAGGTCGAGGTGCGCCAGCAACTGGCCGACAAGTCGGGCAAGGGCGGTAATGTCGCCGCGGCTCAGCTGATCGGCAAGCGTATCGCCGAGAAGGCCAAGGCTGCCGGTATCGAATCCGTCGCCTTCGACCGCTCGGGCTTCCGCTATCATGGCCGCGTCAAGGCGCTTGCCGATGCCGCGCGTGAAGCCGGGCTCAAGTTCTAA
- the rpsE gene encoding 30S ribosomal protein S5, whose translation MAKMQAKVQADERDDGLREKMISVNRVTKVVKGGRILGFAALTVVGDGDGRVGMGKGKAKEVPVAVQKAMEQARRNMFKVPLKNGTLQHEAHGKHGASQVLLAPAKQGTGVIAGGPMRAVFEVMGVTNVVAKSHGSTNPYNLVRATLNGLRRQSTPADIAAKRGKSVEEILG comes from the coding sequence ATGGCAAAGATGCAAGCGAAGGTTCAGGCCGACGAACGCGACGATGGCCTGCGCGAAAAGATGATCTCGGTCAATCGTGTGACCAAGGTCGTGAAGGGTGGCCGGATTCTCGGTTTCGCCGCGCTGACGGTGGTTGGCGACGGGGATGGCCGGGTTGGTATGGGCAAGGGCAAGGCCAAGGAAGTACCGGTCGCCGTCCAAAAGGCGATGGAGCAGGCTCGCCGCAACATGTTCAAGGTGCCGCTGAAGAACGGCACGCTGCAGCATGAGGCGCACGGCAAGCACGGTGCGTCGCAGGTGTTGCTCGCACCGGCCAAGCAAGGTACCGGCGTGATTGCCGGCGGCCCGATGCGTGCGGTGTTCGAGGTGATGGGCGTGACGAACGTTGTGGCGAAAAGCCACGGTTCGACGAACCCATACAACCTCGTTCGCGCCACGCTCAACGGTCTGCGTCGCCAGTCCACGCCAGCCGATATTGCGGCTAAGCGCGGCAAGAGCGTCGAAGAAATTTTGGGTTAA
- the rpmC gene encoding 50S ribosomal protein L29, whose product MKASELRDKDQAALNKELSDLLKAQFGLRMQLATQQLQNTSQLKKVRRDIARVRTVLTEKANQK is encoded by the coding sequence ATGAAAGCTTCCGAACTTCGCGACAAGGATCAGGCCGCGCTCAACAAGGAGCTGTCGGACCTGCTGAAAGCCCAATTCGGTCTGCGCATGCAGCTCGCGACCCAACAGCTGCAGAACACCAGCCAGCTGAAGAAGGTCCGCCGCGACATCGCGCGTGTGCGTACCGTGTTGACTGAAAAGGCGAACCAGAAATGA